In Paenibacillus algicola, a genomic segment contains:
- a CDS encoding 2Fe-2S iron-sulfur cluster-binding protein, whose protein sequence is MPEGKTVSVRPGVTVLAAARQSGVHIPTRCGGKMGCLMCKVKLTEEESSHVLPPKEEERRKLGTLIDEGIRFSCQTVVHDHVQVEVPEDPLKAAVRRQLESARNRDREDFI, encoded by the coding sequence ATGCCGGAAGGCAAAACCGTCAGCGTCAGACCCGGAGTTACTGTACTGGCTGCAGCCAGACAGTCCGGGGTTCACATCCCGACCCGCTGCGGCGGCAAAATGGGCTGCCTCATGTGCAAGGTTAAGCTCACCGAAGAAGAGAGCAGTCATGTACTGCCTCCGAAGGAAGAGGAGCGCCGCAAGCTGGGAACGCTGATTGATGAAGGCATTCGTTTCTCGTGTCAAACGGTTGTTCATGATCATGTGCAGGTTGAAGTGCCGGAGGATCCGCTGAAGGCGGCAGTGCGCCGACAGTTGGAGAGTGCAAGAAATCGGGATCGGGAGGATTTTATTTAA
- a CDS encoding DUF2768 family protein: MDPMQKMWLSMIALLIMALSVIVVTFARSKTKGAVRFGLSFVAFMMMLIGFITGLASIT, encoded by the coding sequence TTGGATCCAATGCAAAAGATGTGGCTGTCCATGATCGCACTGCTGATTATGGCGTTGTCCGTGATCGTCGTTACATTCGCCCGAAGCAAGACCAAGGGAGCGGTACGCTTCGGCTTGTCCTTTGTGGCATTTATGATGATGCTGATCGGCTTTATTACCGGACTGGCCTCGATCACCTAA
- a CDS encoding stage VI sporulation protein F — MSKNFPKDVLSAINKKSGKQISSGAVKKLANTVKPSTLQNDAQLRQLIKQVSAMANVPVSEETVKEIIAAVKKSGMNPSNMEALMKMMMNK; from the coding sequence ATGAGCAAAAACTTTCCTAAAGATGTATTAAGCGCGATTAATAAAAAAAGCGGCAAGCAGATTTCTTCGGGAGCTGTTAAAAAGCTGGCCAATACCGTGAAGCCGTCAACGCTGCAGAATGATGCCCAGCTTCGACAGCTCATCAAGCAGGTTTCGGCGATGGCGAACGTGCCTGTCAGCGAAGAGACCGTCAAAGAGATCATCGCGGCCGTCAAAAAAAGCGGGATGAACCCAAGCAATATGGAAGCTTTGATGAAAATGATGATGAACAAGTAA
- a CDS encoding DUF3939 domain-containing protein, with amino-acid sequence MYLAAIALIGVLLLSGCMYPNEDSQEEQVSYRESVRRIQGAVDDYFKETSLLPIMTAGEEIPRYEKYRVDLDKLKNMGYMDEIPTTAFEKGGSGRFLIINEEQEPLVKVMDLLTVQKINDMQMSVDRYKSDQGKLPAGEELYPGFTAVDISKTDAKNWKLKSFYSGQDVVLMMDQGGKVYIDYAFDIMQAIQKNGQEPQPDQDLRVYLESESFYVPVKSVPYRWENNQPVPQPGSS; translated from the coding sequence ATGTATCTGGCTGCAATAGCACTTATTGGCGTCCTGCTGCTTAGCGGCTGTATGTATCCCAATGAGGATTCACAGGAAGAGCAGGTATCTTATCGGGAAAGTGTGCGTCGAATTCAAGGTGCCGTGGATGATTACTTTAAAGAAACATCACTGCTGCCGATCATGACTGCAGGTGAAGAGATACCGCGTTATGAGAAATACCGGGTAGACCTGGACAAGCTCAAGAATATGGGCTATATGGATGAAATTCCGACAACCGCTTTTGAAAAGGGCGGCAGCGGGCGCTTTCTGATTATTAATGAAGAGCAGGAGCCGCTCGTTAAAGTGATGGATCTGCTTACCGTGCAAAAGATAAATGATATGCAGATGTCGGTCGACCGCTACAAGTCTGATCAAGGAAAGCTCCCGGCTGGAGAAGAGCTGTATCCCGGCTTCACGGCCGTTGATATATCCAAGACCGATGCAAAGAATTGGAAGCTGAAGAGCTTCTATTCTGGCCAGGATGTCGTGCTCATGATGGATCAGGGCGGCAAGGTCTATATCGATTACGCATTTGACATTATGCAAGCTATTCAGAAAAATGGGCAGGAGCCTCAGCCGGACCAGGATCTTCGAGTATATCTGGAATCGGAATCGTTTTATGTGCCCGTGAAGTCGGTCCCTTACCGTTGGGAGAACAATCAGCCTGTGCCTCAGCCAGGCTCTTCATAA